Within Candidatus Palauibacter australiensis, the genomic segment CGGTGGCGAAAACCGGGCCGTGCTTGCAGCGGTGCCGCCCGAAGGCCGGGCTCCACGACTCGAGCCACGTCCGGAACCCCCGGACGCCGGGGAGGAGGTCCCAACGGAAGCGTGTCGATCTCTCCGTCCATGTACTCGACCATGGTCGCGAGGCTGACGTGCGCTCGGTCGGGCCAGCCCCGGCGGCGGAAGGGGAGTGGCCAGCCGATCTGCTCCTCGTGCAGGAACATGTAGCGACTCTCGTCGTCGCGCCGGTAGAGCGCCACCGTCTCCGGGAGACCGCCGCGCTCCCGCCATCCACGATCAAAATCGCCGGGCGCGTACGACGTGACTTGATCGTCATCGATCCAGGCATACCGGACCTGGAACCGGCCGAGGCCGGCGGCGTCGAAGCGTCCGTCCCCGGACGTCACAGGGACCTCTCCGATCGCGACGCCGTCACGGACGACCCGGATCCGTTCGGGACACAGGTCGCATCCCGGCCACTCGCTGGGCCGCATGTCCGCGGCGTCGCGGCCCACGAAGAAGATCGTGTACTTGCTTCGATCCGTTGTTGAGTCGGCGTCCATGGCTTACGGAGATGCGGCGTGTGTCGTCAACGAGTCAACCTCTGGGAGCGTGCAGCGCAGTGGCCACGCCAACGATAGCGACCTGTTTTCATTGAAATCTGAACGCTCGCCGATCAGATTTCGATGATGACGCCGGCTCGAAGCGCTACCGGCTCGCCGGTCACATCCGGGCACTTTCCGCCGCCGATCTCGCAAGACACGCTGGCCTCCGGGCACAGGAACACGCGATGCTGCAACGGTTTGACGAGCGAAACCGCGACCTCGTCGTCAACGTGAACGGCGCACTCGTTCACCGCGACGAGGCCGGCGTGAGCCCGTTCGACTCGGTAGTACAGGGGGGCGATGCCGTCTGGGAGGGGCTGCGCCTGTACGACGGGCGCATCTTCAAGCTGCGGGAGCACCTCGCCCGGCTCCGGTCTTCGGCCTTGGCGCTTGCCTTCGCGGAGATCCCTGCGGATGAGGAGATCATCGAGGAGATCCGCCGGACGCTCGCCGCCAACGGCATGCGGGACGGCGTACACATTCGGCTCACGCTGACGCGGGGCGTGAAGGTCACCAGCGGCATGGACCCGCGCCTCAACCGGTCGGGGCCCACGCTCATCGTGCTCGCCGAGCACAAGGCGCCGGTGTACGAGCGGTCGGGCCTCGAGCTGATCACGAGTTCGCTGCGCCGCTTCGGGCCCGACACGCTGGCTCCGAAGATCCATCACGCGAACCTCCTGCAATCGATCCTGGCCAAGATCGAGGCGAACGCGGCCGGGGCCGATGACGCGCTGATGCTCGACGGAAACGGCTTCATCGCCGAGACGAATGCCACCCATCTCTTTTTCGTGCGCGACGGCGTCGCGATGACGAGCCGGACCGTCGCCTGCCCCGAGGGGATCACCCGCGCCACGGTGCTCGAACTCTGCGCGGAACACGACATTCCGAGCCGGGTGAAGGATCTCTCCCTCGCCGAGGCCTACCGCGCCGACGAGGCGTTCTGCACCGGCACGATGGGCGAACTGGCGAGCGTAACCGAAATCGACGGGCGGGTGATCGGAGACGGGTCGCCGGGGCCGCTCACGAAGCGGCTCAGCGACCTCTACCGGGATCTGACCGCGCGCCAAGGGGTCGTCGTGGTCGGCCGCGAGACGTAGATCCGGCTCGGTCCGGCCCGCTTCCGCGGCACGGATCGTTTGCTCGGCGCGCGCGAAAGTGTTGTCTCGCCATCGGTGTAACCGGCGCGTATCATCCGGCGGAAAGGAGGGGTCCATGACGACAGCGGATTGGCGGGTTCCGGAGCCGCTCGACACCGTCGAAATCGAAGCGGCCGGCGGTGCCCGCATCATCCTTCGGCGACACGGGGACGTGAAAGGTCCGCGGCTCATCCTGAGCCACGACAACGGACTCGCGATCGACCTCTACTACCCCTTCTGGTCGCGCCTCCAGTCCCGCTTCGAGTTGATCGTCTACGACCTCCGCAGCCACGGCCGGAACCCGACGGCCGACCTCGCCCACCACAACGTCGCGACCTTCACGGCCGACGATGATCGCATCCGGGCCGGCATCGAAGAGCACTTCGGCGCCAAGCCGGCGGTCGGCGTGTTCCATTCGCTGTCGGCGATGGTCGCCCTCAACCACGATCCGCCGGGGCGCGGGTACGCGGGGCTCGTTCTCTTCGATCCGCCCATGTACCTGGCCGACGGCGACCACTACGGCATCGACACGCTCTGGCGGCGGCTGGGCATGCTGGCGCGGCATCGCCAGCCCATGTTCGCCACGAGGGAGGAGTTCGCCGAGGAGTTCCGGCGTTCGTGGGTGTTCGAGTTCACGCGCCCGGGGGTGGAGCACCTCGCGGCCGAGGTCCTGCTCGAGCCCGCGTCGGACGGCGACGGGTACGAACTCCGCTGCCCGCGCGAGTTCGAGGCGCAGGTGTTCGACTACGGCTTCGCGTACGCCTTCGAGCCGGACACGACGAACTTCGCCTGTCCCGTGAAGGTGATCGGCGGCGACCCGAGCGTCGAGTTCTCCTCGCTGCCCAGCGTCGACCTCGAGGGACTGATCGGGTGGGACTACGACTTCATCCCCCACACGACGCACTTCCTCCAACTGGAGCATCCCGAGGAGTGCGTCTCGACGATGATCGCGTTCCTCGAACGGGAGCGCCTCGCGTAAACCGCCCGCCGCCGCCTGTGCCGCGGGGTCGTGCGTCGCCGACCGCTCCGGTCGTCGTCTGGTTCCGGCGGGATCTGCGCATCCACGACAACCCCGCCCTCGCTGCGGCTGCTGGCTTGGAACGGCCCGTCGTCCCTCTGTTCGTCCTGGACGAGGAGAGCTCTGGAGTTCGGGCCCTGGGCGGGGCGTCCCGATGGTGGCTGCACCAGAGCCTGCATGCGCTGTCCGGAGACCTGGCGGGGCTCGGGCTTTCCCTCTGCCTGCGGCGGGGCCCGGCGACCGACGTCCTCCCGGAGCTCGTACGGGAGACCGGTGCCGCCCGCGTGGTGTGGAACCGGTGCTACGAGTCGGCGTCCGTGGCGCGCGACACGGAGATCACGTCGACGCTTCGCGCCGCCGGCGTGGAGACGGAGAGTTACGCGGGCTCGCTCCTCAGCGAGCCGGGCGAGGTCCTGACCGGTCAGGGGACGCCCTACAAGGTCTTCACCTCATTCTGGAAGCGGCTCCGAGAGTGCTACCGCGCGCCGCCGCCGTATCCGGCGCCGAAGCGGCTGACCCCCGGCCCCGCGGTCGCGAGCGACCGCCCGGACGTCTGGGGGCTGCAGCCCACGGCGCCCGACTGGGCCGGGGGACTCCGAGAGACTTGGGCAGTGGGGGAGGCCGCGGCCCGGCGGCGGCTGGCCGACTTCATGGAGGACGGCGTCGAACGATACTTGGTCGACCGCGACCGGCCGGACCTGGAGGGCGGCTCACGACTCTCGCCGCACCTGCATTGGGGCGAGATCGGGCCGCATCAGGTGTGGCGCGCCGCGGCTCACCTGATCGAGTGGGAAGCGCCCGGCGAGAGCGGCCCCGAAGCGCTCCTTCGCGAGCTCGCGTGGCGCGATTTCAGCCACCACTTGCTGTCCGACTCTCCCCACATGGAGACGGGCAACTGGCGGCCCGCCTTCGACCGCTTCCCGTGGCGCGACGACCCGCGGGCGCTCGCCGCCTGGCAGGAGGGCCGCACCGGCTACCCGATCGTGGACGCGGGGATGCGCGAACTCTGGCACACCGGCTGGATGCATAACCGCGTGCGGATGATCGCCGCGTCTTTCCTGACGAAGGACCTGCTGATCCACTGGCGGGACGGCGAGGCGTGGTTCTGGGACACGCTCGTCGACGGCGACCTCGCCAACAACGTCGCCAACTGGCAGTGGGTCGCGGGTTCGGGCGCCGACGCGCAGCCCTTCTTCCGCATCTTCAACCCCGTCAGACAGGCCGAGAAGTTCGATCCGGCCGGCGCCTACGTGCGCCGCTGGGTGCCCGAGATCGCGCGCCTCCCCGACCGCTGGCTCCACCAGCCGTGGGAAGCTCCACCGAACGTGCTCGGCGAAGCCGGCGTCGAACTCGGCCGCGACTACCCGCACCCCATCGTCGACCACGCCGCAGCCCGCCACCGGGCCCTGAGCGCCTAC encodes:
- a CDS encoding deoxyribodipyrimidine photo-lyase, whose product is MPRGRASPTAPVVVWFRRDLRIHDNPALAAAAGLERPVVPLFVLDEESSGVRALGGASRWWLHQSLHALSGDLAGLGLSLCLRRGPATDVLPELVRETGAARVVWNRCYESASVARDTEITSTLRAAGVETESYAGSLLSEPGEVLTGQGTPYKVFTSFWKRLRECYRAPPPYPAPKRLTPGPAVASDRPDVWGLQPTAPDWAGGLRETWAVGEAAARRRLADFMEDGVERYLVDRDRPDLEGGSRLSPHLHWGEIGPHQVWRAAAHLIEWEAPGESGPEALLRELAWRDFSHHLLSDSPHMETGNWRPAFDRFPWRDDPRALAAWQEGRTGYPIVDAGMRELWHTGWMHNRVRMIAASFLTKDLLIHWRDGEAWFWDTLVDGDLANNVANWQWVAGSGADAQPFFRIFNPVRQAEKFDPAGAYVRRWVPEIARLPDRWLHQPWEAPPNVLGEAGVELGRDYPHPIVDHAAARHRALSAYEKMRHP
- a CDS encoding aminotransferase class IV — translated: MLQRFDERNRDLVVNVNGALVHRDEAGVSPFDSVVQGGDAVWEGLRLYDGRIFKLREHLARLRSSALALAFAEIPADEEIIEEIRRTLAANGMRDGVHIRLTLTRGVKVTSGMDPRLNRSGPTLIVLAEHKAPVYERSGLELITSSLRRFGPDTLAPKIHHANLLQSILAKIEANAAGADDALMLDGNGFIAETNATHLFFVRDGVAMTSRTVACPEGITRATVLELCAEHDIPSRVKDLSLAEAYRADEAFCTGTMGELASVTEIDGRVIGDGSPGPLTKRLSDLYRDLTARQGVVVVGRET
- a CDS encoding alpha/beta hydrolase; translation: MTTADWRVPEPLDTVEIEAAGGARIILRRHGDVKGPRLILSHDNGLAIDLYYPFWSRLQSRFELIVYDLRSHGRNPTADLAHHNVATFTADDDRIRAGIEEHFGAKPAVGVFHSLSAMVALNHDPPGRGYAGLVLFDPPMYLADGDHYGIDTLWRRLGMLARHRQPMFATREEFAEEFRRSWVFEFTRPGVEHLAAEVLLEPASDGDGYELRCPREFEAQVFDYGFAYAFEPDTTNFACPVKVIGGDPSVEFSSLPSVDLEGLIGWDYDFIPHTTHFLQLEHPEECVSTMIAFLERERLA